AATTTTGTAGGAGGTTAATAATGACCAAAAAGCATTCTGTGCTGTTAAAAGAAGAAAAGTGTGAAGGATGTACAAATTGTGTTAAAGGTTGTCCTACAAAAGCAATAAGAGTACATCAGGGAAAAGCCTGGATTAAAGAAGATTTATGCATAGATTGTGCAGAATGTATAAGGGCTTGTGAGTATCATGCTAAGTATACTAAAACAGATGAACTGAAGGAAATTGTCAAATCTAACTATCCTATTTTATTAATACCTCCAAGTTTCTACAGCCAATTTAATGAAAATATATCTGCACAAAAAATTAAAAAGGCGATTTTAAACTTGGGTTTTGAAGCTGTATTTGATGTAGCAGATGCAGCAGCTGCTTTATCACGTAAAACACTTGATTTTTTAAATGAAAATTCTGGTAGTTATATCTCTACTTCCTGTCCAGTAATTGTAAGGTTAATTAAACTGCAATTCCCCGATTTAATTGAAATGTTAATACCACTAAAATCTCCAGTAGAATTAATAGCTGAAAGACTTGAAAGAAAATTTAAAGAAGAAAAAGATATAGAAGCTGACATCTTCTTTTTAACTCCATGTCCAGCTAAATTAACCACCGTAGAAAGAGCTATCGGTCAGGAAAAAAGTTTTTTAACTGGAGCAATCGGGGTTGAAAATATATACAAAAAAATTTATAATTCGCTATCCGATATTGAAATTGATGAAGACGAAAATGAATTAATAACATTAGCTACAGTTTGGGGAAGTGAAGGTGGAGAACAAAACATTTTAAAATCCTGGCAAGATATAAACACTTTAAGTGTTTCAGGGATTAGAGAAGTTAAAAAATTATTAAATGAAATTGAAAGAAATAATATTGCAGAATCAGTTAAATATTTTGAACTCACTTCTTGTGTTGAAGGCTGTATTGGTGGAGTATTAAATGTGATTAATCCTTTTCAGGCAAGATTTAATTTAGAACAGCGTCTAAAAAAGATTAAAGAAGTTTCTCAAAGTGAAAAATTAGATATAAATAAAACTGATGATGATTTTTATAATTTCGCTCTCCCAGATGAAATTATTGCTGATAATCTTTCCAAACTTGATGATGATTTCAAAAAAGCAATGGAAAAATTAGAACAGCTGCAGAAAGAAATTGGAATTTTACCTGGTTTGGATTGTGCAGCTTGTGGGGCGCCGGACTGTAAAACATTTGCAGAAGATATAGTTAATGGACGTGCCAATAGATCTGATTGTATTTTTATGTTAAGGCAGCAGTTAGGTAAAATGGCAGATGATCTTTCAAACTTGGCAAATGAACTTCCGCCTGTAATGGGATCTAAAAAGGAGGAATCAGATGACAGTTAAGGAATTAGTTGATTTATTTGATTTAGAAATAGTTGCTGGACCTAGTTTAGAGAAAGAAATTGATGGTGTTTATATTGGAGATTTATTAAGTAATGTGATGGCAAGAGCAGAAAAAGATAATCTTTGGTTAACAGTACAAGGGCATCAAAATGTTGTTGCAGTAGCTTTATTAGTAGAACTTTCAGCTGTTATATTAGTTGAGGATTTTGAATATGAAAAAAATGCTGTTCAGCGGGCCTGTCAAAAAGGAGTTAATCTTTTGAAAGCAAAAAAGAAAAGCTATGCTCTGGCCTGTAAATTTTGTGAAAGCAAAATATAAATGATTAAATTAAAAGCTGATCTTCATCTTCATTCTGTTTTATCTCCCTGTGGTGATTTGGTAATGACCCCGGCTGAGATAATAAAAAAAGCTAAAAAAGAAGGGATAGATGTATTAGCTCTGACAGATCATAATAGTGCTGAAAATGTAGAAGTTTTTAAGTATTTTGCTAAAAAAAATAATTTGGAGATTATTCCTGCTATGGAGGCTGAAACAAAAGAAGAAATTCATATTTTATGTTATTTTCCTGACATAAAAAGCCTTTTAAATTGGCAGGAAATTATATATAATAATCTTTCTGATCAAGAAAATGATGAAGATTTTTTTGGACCTCAAATCAAATGTGATTATAATGATGATTATCAATCTAAAATAAATACTCTGCTTGCAGCTTCTGTGGATTTAAGCTTAGAAAAATGTGTGGAGAAGGTTAAAAAATTGGGTGGTTTAGTTGTACCTTCTCATTTGGATAGAAAACATAGTATTATTTCTCAACTAGGATTTATACCACCTGAATTAGATTTTATTACAGTTGAGATATCCAAAAATACCAATCCAAAAGCTATTTTAAAAAAATTTCCTCAGTTTAAAGAATTCCAGTTTATGCAGAACTCGGATAGTCATTATCTTAAAGAGATTAAAGCATATCAAAATCTCATAGTTAAAAATTTTTCTTTTTCAGAATTCAAAAAAGCTGTAGAGAAAAAAGAAGGTAGAAAAATTGAACTTATTAAAACTTAATTTTCAAGGAGGTAATTATTGATGGCAGAAATGACAAAGGAAAAATTAGATGAATATTTAGAACCATTAAATGAAATTTTATCAAGGTATGAAAAAAAAGAAAGATATTTAATTCCTGTTTTACAGGAAGCTCAGGAAGAGTATGGTTATTTACCAGAAGAAGTAATGAAAGAAATAGCACTGGGCTTAAATCTATCGCTAAGTCAGGTTTATGGAGTTGTAACATTTTACAGCCAGTTCCATCAGGAACCAAGAGGTAATAATATAATTAGAGTTTGTATGGGAACCGCCTGTCATGTTCGTGGTGGAGGCGCAATCTTAGACGCAATTAAAGATGAATTAGGAATTGAAGCTGGCGAAACAACTGATGATTTAGAATTTACACTTGAATCGGTGGCTTGTATTGGAGCTTGTGGTTTGGCACCAGTTATTATGATTAATGATGATACTCATGGTCGATTGACTCCTGAAAAAATTCCAGAAATAATGGCAAAGTATCAGTAAAATGAGAGAACTATCTCTTCATATTTTAGATATTATTGAAAATTCTCGTCGAGCAAATTCCGATCTGATTAAAATAGAGATTTTGGAAAAGCCTGATTCTAATCTACTTAAAATTATTATTGAAGATAATGGTAGTGGAATAAGTAGAGAGAAATTAGAGAAAATCGATGATCCTTTTATAACTTCAAGAACAACTAGGGATGTAGGGCTTGGTATTTCTTTATTTAAATCAGCTGCTGAAAGTTGTGGTGGAGGTTTAGAAATAAAGTCCCAAATTGGAGAAGGAACAGAGGTTGAAGTAGATTTTGAATATAATCATATTGATCGAGCCCCATTAGGTGATATTACAACTACTTTAAGTAATTTTATAGCTGCAAATGGAGAAGAAGTAGATATTGTTTATCAACATCAATATAAAGATAATAGTTTTAATTTTGATAGCAGAGAAATTAAATCTGAATTAGATGATGTATCTATTCAGTCTAGACAGGTTACTGCCTGGATTAGGGAATATATTGGAGAAAATTTAGAAGAAATCCGTGGAGGTGAAGCTTTTTAATGAAATCTTTAAGCGAATTAAAAGAACTGAGAAATAAAGTTCAAAAGGAAATGAAAAAGCGTGATCAGGGAACAAGAGCTGAAATAATTGTAGGTATGGGAACCTGTGGTATTGCAGCGGGTGCTAGAGATATTTTGAAAGCAGTATTAGCAGAAGTTGAAAAACGTGATCTGGATGTTAGAGTTACTCAAACAGGATGTATTGGCATGTGTGAAAAAGAACCTTTAATTGATGTTAAACTTCCTGGTAAAGAGAAAATTACTTATGGAAACTTAAGTAAAGCTGACGTACAAAAAATAATTTCAGAACATGTAGTTAATGGTAATGTAGTTACAGATTTAGTAATAGCCAGACATTAATAACAATAATAAAGGAGGCACTTGTAAATGAAGGATACTATTTATCGTTCCCATGTCTTAATATGTACAGGAACAGGATGTGTATCATCTGGAGCTAAGACTATAAAAGAGTCTTTAGAAGAGGAATTAGCTGCAAATGATTTAAGTAATGAAATAAAAATTGTAGAAACTGGATGTCATGGATTTTGTGAAAAAGGTCCAATAATGATAGTATATCCAGAAGGTGTATTTTACTGTGAGTTAGAATCAGATGATGTTGCAGAGATAGTGGAAGAACACCTACTAAAAGGTAGAACTGTAGAAAGATTACTTTTTAAAGAGCCAATGACTGAAAAAAATATTCCATCTTATCAGGATATTGATTTTTACAAAAAACAGCAGCGGATTGCTTTAGCCAATTGTGGTCAAATTGATCCAGAAGATATTAACGAATATATTGCTCTTGGAGGATATGAAGCTGCAGGTAAAGCCCTAAGTGAAATGGAACCTCAAGAAGTAGTAGATACTGTAAAAGATTCTGGACTTCGCGGCCGCGGTGGTGGAGGTTTTCCAACTGGATTAAAATGGCAGTTTGCTAAAAACTCCGAAAGTGATAAAAAATATTTAATTTGTAATGCTGATGAGGGTGATCCGGGTGCTTTTATGGACCGTAGTATTTTAGAAGGAGATCCACATAGAATAATAGAAGGTATGCTGGTTGGAGCCTATGCTATTGGAGCAGATGAGGGATATGTATATGTACGAGCAGAATATCCACTTGCGATTAAACGTCTGCAAAAAGCAATAGAAGATGCTGAAGAATATGGTTTATTAGGTGAAGATATTTTCAGCAGCGGTTTTAATTTCAAACTACATATCAAAAAAGGAGCTGGAGCCTTTGTATGTGGTGAGGAAACTGCTTTAATGAACTCTATTGAAGGTAAAAGAGGTATGCCTACACCAAGACCTCCTTATCCAGCAGTAAGAGGTTTATGGGGTAAGCCAACCAATATTAATAATGTAGAGACATATGCCAACATACCATATATTATAACTGAGGGTGCAGAAAACTTTTCAGCTATTGGTACAGAAGGAAGTTCAGGTACAAAAGTTTTTGCTTTAACTGGAAAAATCAATAATACTGGTTTAGTTGAAGTACCTATGGGTACAACTCTAAATGAAGTTATTTTCGAAATTGGTGGTGGCTTAGGAGAAGGCAAAAAGTTTAAAGCTGTTCAAACTGGAGGCCCTTCAGGTGGCTGTCTACCAGAAGATTATTTAGATCTTCCAATTGATTATGATTCACTACTTGATGCTGGAACTATGATGGGTTCCGGTGGTATGGTTGTTATGGATGAGGATTCATGTATGGTAGATGTAGCTAAATTCTTCTTGAATTTTACCCAGAGTGAATCTTGTGGTAAATGTACACCCTGCCGTGAAGGTACAAAAAGAATGTTAGAAATATTAACAAGAATTACCGAAGGTGAAGGTAAAGACGGTGATATTGAATTATTATTAGAATTAGGAGAACACATAAAAAGTACTTCTCTTTGTGGTCTGGGTCAGTCAGCGCCTAATCCTGTAATAAGTACAATCAGATATTTCCGTGATGAATATGAAGCACATATCCATGATCATAACTGTCCCGCTGGTGCTTGTACTGATTTAGCCAGTGCTTATGTAATTGATGAAGAAGCCTGTATTGGTTGTAGTAAATGTGCTAAAGTGTGTCCTGTAGATGCAATTAGTGGAGAAATTAAGAATCCATTTACAATAGATCCTGATGTTTGTATTGCCTGTGGAGCTTGTGAACCAGAATGTCCTGTAGATGCAATTTCACAGGGATAAACTCTTATAATAGGAGGGAAATTAATGAGCAAAGTTAAATTAACAATAGATGAACAGACTGTAGAAGTTGAAGAAGATAGTACTTTATTAGAAGCAGCAAAAAAGATTGGTATAAACATTCCTATTTTATGTTATCATCCTGATTTAAGTCTGCATGGAGCCTGTAGGGTTTGTGTGGTTGAAGATGAAGAAAGTGGGAATTTATTGGCTTCCTGTGCTACACCTGTTAGGGATGGAATGTCAATTAATACCAGAAGTATGAAAGCCAGAAAGGCCAGAAGAAGAAATGTAGAATTACTGCTTGCAAATCACCCTAATGACTGTCTTGGTTGTGACCGTAATGGCCACTGTGAATTGCAGGATTTGACTTATGAACTGGGTATTAAATCTGAAGATGTGGCAAAATTTGCTGGAGAGCAAAGTGAATATGAATTAGATACAGTAGGCCCAGCTTTAAAGAGAGACCCAAATAAATGTATTCTTTGCGGCCGCTGTGTACGTATTTGTGAAGAAGTTCAGGGAGTTTCTGCTCTGCAGTTTACTGATCGAGGTTTTAATTCAATAGTAACTACTGCTTTTGATTTACCACAGGCAGAAATTAACTGTGTTAATTGTGGGCAGTGTGCAACAGTTTGTCCGGTTGGAGCAATTACTGAATTTAGTGAAATAGATAAAGTTTGGGCTGCTCTTGAAGATGATGATAAACATGTTTTAGTCCAGACCGCGCCTTCCATCCAGGCAACTTTAGGTGAAGAATTTGGTATGGAAACAGGAACAATTGTTACTGGTAAAATGGTTGCAGCATTAAGAAGATTTGGTTTTGATCAGGTATTTTCAACTGATTTTGCAGCCGATCTGACTATCTTAGAAGAAGGTAGTGAATTCTTAAAGAAATTGAATGGAGAAGGAGAATTACCGCATATTACTTCCTGCTGTCCAGGTTGGGTAAAAGGTGCTGAACATAATTTTCCTGATCTGCTTAAACATTTATCATCCGCGAAATCACCAATGCAGATGTTTTCTGCTTTAAGTAAAACTTATTATCCAGAACAGACTGGTGTTGACCCAGAAAAAATATATACAGTAGCGATAATGCCCTGTACAGCTAAAAAATTCGAAAAAGATAGGGAAGAAATTAATGGGTCTGATTTTAAAGATACAGATGCTGTTTTAACTACCAGAGAATTTGCTCGGATGATCAAAGAAATGGGTATAGACTTTACTTCGCTTCCAGATGAAGATTTTGATGAATTAATGGGGGTTTCAACTGGTGCAGGTTCTATTTTCGGTACTACTGGTGGAGTCGCAGAAGCTGCTGTTAGATCGGTAAAAGAAAAACTTACTGGTGAACCGTTAGAGAGACTTAATTTAGGCTTTAGAGGTATTAATCAGGCCGAGGTAAGAATTGGAGATAGAGTTGTCAAGGTTGGTATTGCTAATGGTTTTGCTAATGCACAAAAACTTTTAGAAAAAGTTAGAGCAGGTGAATCTGATTTAGATTTTATTGAAATCATGGCCTGTCCTCATGGTTGTGTTGGTGGTGGTGGTCAGCCCCGTCCAGCTACAGATGAAAAGAAGGATAAACGAGGCCAAGCATTAGCAAATATTGATAATGCAAGTAAGATTAGAAAATCACATGAAAATCCTCAAATCCTCAAATTATATGAGGAATTCTTAGGTGAACCTTTAGGTGGAGAATCACATCACCTTCTACACACAAAATATAAAGCAAGACCTAAAAATTAAGAAATAGATATAGTATAATAGCTTAAAATTAAATAATATTAGCTAAAGCCGTCCTGTTGCAATAGGACGGCTTTTCTTGATTTTGATAGAAATGACTGGATATTGTAGCTTATCTTGACAAAAAAACCTTAACTAAGTATAATTAAAGATAGACTAAATATTCAAAAAATTAAACAAGGAGGGATAAGTCGAAGATTGGAAGAGGCCATGAGAATATTTAAACTCAATTTTAAAAACAGGGAAGGTGATTTAATTGAAGAAAGTGTTTTCTCAATTACAGCGTATAGGTAAATCTTTGATGCTTCCAATAGCCGTTTTACCTGCGGCTGCCTTGTTACTTAGACTTGGTGCTGGTGATGTTTTTGATATTCCATTTGTAATGGCTGCTGGTTCTGCAATCTTTGATAATCTGGCTTTATTATTTGGTATTGGGGTTGCAGTTGGAATAGCTCATGATAGCTCAGGATCTGCTGGCTTAGCGGGTGCAGTAGGTTATCTTGTAATAACAAATGGAACTCAAGCAATTAATTCGGATATTAATATGGGAGTATTGGCTGGAATTATCGGTGGTTTAACAGCTGGTGCACTTTATAATCGATATCATGATATTCAATTACCAGATTTTTTAGGGTTTTTTGGTGGTCGCCGCTTTGTACCTATTGTTACTGGAGCAGCAGCAGTAGTTTTAGCCGGTATTTTTGGTTTTATTTGGCCTCCAATTCAAGATGCAATTCAGCTTGCAGGTCAGTGGATTATTGATGCCGGTGCTGTAGGAGTATTTGTATATGGAGTTTTAAACCGTCTATTAATTCCACTTGGACTTCATCATGTTATAAATAGTTTTATCTGGTTTGTATTTGGGGAGTTTACAACTGCGGCTGGAGAAGTTGTAACTGGTGATCTTTCCCGTTTCTTTGCCGGTGATCCATCTGCAGGATTTTTCATGTCAGGATTTTTCCCAATGATGATGTTTGGTTTACCAGCAGCAGCACTAGCAATGTATCATGCTGCAAAACCTGAAAATAAAGCATCAGTTTCTGGTATCTTTTTAAGTGTTGGACTAACTTCATTCTTAACTGGAATAACAGAGCCAATTGAATTTTCATTTATGTTTTTGGCCCCAGTATTATATGTAATTCATGCAATTTTAACTGGTTTATCATTGGTAGCAACTTATATTCTTGGGATTCAACATGGTTTTGGATTTTCAGCGGGGGCGATTGATTATTTCCTAAATTATGGACTTGCCACCCGGCCAATAATGATTATTCCGCTGGGAATTGCATTTTTTGCAGTTTATTATTTCTTATTCCGTTTTGCAATTGAGAAATTTGACATCCCAACTCCTGGTCGTTTAGAAGAAGAAGCGGCTGGCTCTGATCATAGTGTAATGCCTGATTCACAGCAAAAAAAGCAGAGTTCATCAAAAAGCAAAAGTTCTGGCAAAAATAAACCCAGAGCTTATATCGAGGCACTTGGTGGTAAAGATAATATTAAAAGTATAGAGTCCTGTATCACTAGATTAAGGCTTGAACTAGTAGATACAGCTGAAATTGATGAAAAGGCTCTTAAAGATCTTGGAGCTACTGGAGTTTTAACGGCAAATGAAAATAATGCTCAAGTTGTAGTTGGAACTAAAGCTGAAATGATTGCTGATGATATTAAGCAGGAATTAGAAGTGATGGAAGAATAGATAAAATTGGTGTTTTTATGAGTTAAATAAGCAGCCGGAGTTAAAACTCCGGCTTTTTTTGAATAAACTTTTTTAAAATAGAAAGTAGGGATAAATCATGGTCAAAAGGCTTTTAAGTTCTACTTCATCTGAACTTTTAAATTATGATAAGTCAGAATTACTGCAGTCAATAAAATTATCAGAAGGAAGAACTATTATTTCAGAAGTAATAGGAAAAGAATCGTTATTCAAAGATTTAAGTAATGCAGAAGTAGCAGCAGCTTTTGGAGCAGATATTCTACTATTAAACCTATTTGATCTTAAACAGCCTCAATTTAAAAATATAGAAAAGAAAAGTGCTGTTGAGATAGTAAAAGAGTTAAAAAGATTATGCGGCAGGCCATTAGGAATTAATTTAGAGCCAGTGACTAAAAATAATGATTTAGAAAAAGACTTTATAAAGTTAAGTTCTGGCCGCAAAGCAACTTTAGAAAACATTGAAAGAGCTGTTGGAGCAGGATTTAATATGATTAATTTTACTGGTAATCCTTCTGTTGGGGTTAGTAATCAGGCAATAATAGAGTCGGTTAAACTTGCAGATCAAAATTTTGGTGATCAAATCATTATAACTGCTGGTAAAATGCATATGGCAGGTATAGATGAAGATTATTTAGCGGCTAAATACATCGATTCTTTAATTACAGCTGGTACTGATATTATACTTTTGCCTGCACCGGGGACAGTACCTGGAATTGATTTAAATTCACTCAAAGAAATAATCAAGTTGATTCATAACCGGGGAAAATTAGCTTTAACTGCAATTGGAACATCACAGGAAAGCTCTGATTCGGAGACAATTAGAGAAATTGCTATGATGAGTAAAATGGCTGGAGCAGATATCCAACATATTGGAGATGCAGGTTATGGGGGGATAGCGTTGCCTGAAAACATTCTAAGCTTATCTAAAACAATTAGAGGCAGAAGACATAGCTATCGCCGAATGGCTCTTTCAATTAATAGGTAAAGTAAACTAGTTAGTAGATTTAATTAAACTTGATTTCTGAAAATTAATATTTTGAGTTTAAATCACCTAGTTGGAATTTTTATTTAAAAATACTTGAAATAGTTGATAAATACTGTTATTATAAAAGAAATGAATAATTTTTAGAGTGTAACTGTTAAATCAGGCATAATCTAGAGGGGGATATTTTTAATTAATTTATATATCTTTTTCTGGATTTTATTATTTTAAATTAATTTTGCCAGTAATATGTATCTCTTTTTTTCTTTGGAGGAGGCTTATATGGCTGAAGCTGAAAAATATGTTATAAAAAAAATATTTAATAATAATGTTATTCTGGCTGAAAAAAATTCTGCTGCCGGTGAATTAATCTTTGTTGGTAAAGGTATTGGTTTTTCTCGTAAAGCAGGAGATAAGGTTCTTAGAACTGAACTTAAAATAGATAAGGAGTTTTCTCCTATTAAAGGAGAAAAAAGAGAAAATTATATTCAACTATTAGAAGAGGTTGACAGTAAAGTAATTGGAGTAACTGAAGAAATAATAGCAATGGTTAGTTCAGAATTAGGAGAAGAATTGAATCAGCATATTCGAATTGGTCTTACCGATCATATTGCTTTTTCTTTAAAAAGGATTCAAGATGGTATAGAAGTAGCAAATCCTTTTCTGGCAGAAACAAGAACTCTTTATAATGAAGAATATAGATTGGCAGAAAAAGCTGTGCAAATGCTATCTGAACGATTTGAACTGGAAATTCCAGAAAGTGAAATAGGATTTATAACATTTCATATTCATGGAGCCAGAAATGAAAAAGGTATTTCAAAAACTTTAAAAAACACCACAGTAATTAAAGAATTGGTAACAGAGGTTGAAAATGAGTTAGGGCGGCAATTAAGTTATGAAAGCTTAAACTACGCACGTTTAGTCAATCATTTGCGTTTTGCTCTTGAAAGAATTGAAACAAATTCTTCAAATCCTAACCCGCTTTTAGAAAATATAAAAGAAAATTTTAGCTTTTCTTTTGAAATAGCAAAAAAACTTGCGAAAATAATTGAAGAGAAATTTGATTCTAAGGTTCCTGAAGCTGAAAAAGGATATTTAGCTTTACATCTTCAGCGGTTAAAAAGAGATTTAGAATTATAAAATTAAATACAAATAAATAG
Above is a window of Halanaerobium saccharolyticum subsp. saccharolyticum DSM 6643 DNA encoding:
- a CDS encoding DUF7916 family protein; this encodes MVKRLLSSTSSELLNYDKSELLQSIKLSEGRTIISEVIGKESLFKDLSNAEVAAAFGADILLLNLFDLKQPQFKNIEKKSAVEIVKELKRLCGRPLGINLEPVTKNNDLEKDFIKLSSGRKATLENIERAVGAGFNMINFTGNPSVGVSNQAIIESVKLADQNFGDQIIITAGKMHMAGIDEDYLAAKYIDSLITAGTDIILLPAPGTVPGIDLNSLKEIIKLIHNRGKLALTAIGTSQESSDSETIREIAMMSKMAGADIQHIGDAGYGGIALPENILSLSKTIRGRRHSYRRMALSINR
- the nuoF gene encoding NADH-quinone oxidoreductase subunit NuoF, whose protein sequence is MKDTIYRSHVLICTGTGCVSSGAKTIKESLEEELAANDLSNEIKIVETGCHGFCEKGPIMIVYPEGVFYCELESDDVAEIVEEHLLKGRTVERLLFKEPMTEKNIPSYQDIDFYKKQQRIALANCGQIDPEDINEYIALGGYEAAGKALSEMEPQEVVDTVKDSGLRGRGGGGFPTGLKWQFAKNSESDKKYLICNADEGDPGAFMDRSILEGDPHRIIEGMLVGAYAIGADEGYVYVRAEYPLAIKRLQKAIEDAEEYGLLGEDIFSSGFNFKLHIKKGAGAFVCGEETALMNSIEGKRGMPTPRPPYPAVRGLWGKPTNINNVETYANIPYIITEGAENFSAIGTEGSSGTKVFALTGKINNTGLVEVPMGTTLNEVIFEIGGGLGEGKKFKAVQTGGPSGGCLPEDYLDLPIDYDSLLDAGTMMGSGGMVVMDEDSCMVDVAKFFLNFTQSESCGKCTPCREGTKRMLEILTRITEGEGKDGDIELLLELGEHIKSTSLCGLGQSAPNPVISTIRYFRDEYEAHIHDHNCPAGACTDLASAYVIDEEACIGCSKCAKVCPVDAISGEIKNPFTIDPDVCIACGACEPECPVDAISQG
- a CDS encoding PHP domain-containing protein; translation: MIKLKADLHLHSVLSPCGDLVMTPAEIIKKAKKEGIDVLALTDHNSAENVEVFKYFAKKNNLEIIPAMEAETKEEIHILCYFPDIKSLLNWQEIIYNNLSDQENDEDFFGPQIKCDYNDDYQSKINTLLAASVDLSLEKCVEKVKKLGGLVVPSHLDRKHSIISQLGFIPPELDFITVEISKNTNPKAILKKFPQFKEFQFMQNSDSHYLKEIKAYQNLIVKNFSFSEFKKAVEKKEGRKIELIKT
- the nuoE gene encoding NADH-quinone oxidoreductase subunit NuoE, translating into MAEMTKEKLDEYLEPLNEILSRYEKKERYLIPVLQEAQEEYGYLPEEVMKEIALGLNLSLSQVYGVVTFYSQFHQEPRGNNIIRVCMGTACHVRGGGAILDAIKDELGIEAGETTDDLEFTLESVACIGACGLAPVIMINDDTHGRLTPEKIPEIMAKYQ
- a CDS encoding [Fe-Fe] hydrogenase large subunit C-terminal domain-containing protein, which gives rise to MTKKHSVLLKEEKCEGCTNCVKGCPTKAIRVHQGKAWIKEDLCIDCAECIRACEYHAKYTKTDELKEIVKSNYPILLIPPSFYSQFNENISAQKIKKAILNLGFEAVFDVADAAAALSRKTLDFLNENSGSYISTSCPVIVRLIKLQFPDLIEMLIPLKSPVELIAERLERKFKEEKDIEADIFFLTPCPAKLTTVERAIGQEKSFLTGAIGVENIYKKIYNSLSDIEIDEDENELITLATVWGSEGGEQNILKSWQDINTLSVSGIREVKKLLNEIERNNIAESVKYFELTSCVEGCIGGVLNVINPFQARFNLEQRLKKIKEVSQSEKLDINKTDDDFYNFALPDEIIADNLSKLDDDFKKAMEKLEQLQKEIGILPGLDCAACGAPDCKTFAEDIVNGRANRSDCIFMLRQQLGKMADDLSNLANELPPVMGSKKEESDDS
- the glcT gene encoding glucose PTS transporter transcription antiterminator GlcT, producing the protein MAEAEKYVIKKIFNNNVILAEKNSAAGELIFVGKGIGFSRKAGDKVLRTELKIDKEFSPIKGEKRENYIQLLEEVDSKVIGVTEEIIAMVSSELGEELNQHIRIGLTDHIAFSLKRIQDGIEVANPFLAETRTLYNEEYRLAEKAVQMLSERFELEIPESEIGFITFHIHGARNEKGISKTLKNTTVIKELVTEVENELGRQLSYESLNYARLVNHLRFALERIETNSSNPNPLLENIKENFSFSFEIAKKLAKIIEEKFDSKVPEAEKGYLALHLQRLKRDLEL
- a CDS encoding NADH-dependent [FeFe] hydrogenase, group A6, with translation MSKVKLTIDEQTVEVEEDSTLLEAAKKIGINIPILCYHPDLSLHGACRVCVVEDEESGNLLASCATPVRDGMSINTRSMKARKARRRNVELLLANHPNDCLGCDRNGHCELQDLTYELGIKSEDVAKFAGEQSEYELDTVGPALKRDPNKCILCGRCVRICEEVQGVSALQFTDRGFNSIVTTAFDLPQAEINCVNCGQCATVCPVGAITEFSEIDKVWAALEDDDKHVLVQTAPSIQATLGEEFGMETGTIVTGKMVAALRRFGFDQVFSTDFAADLTILEEGSEFLKKLNGEGELPHITSCCPGWVKGAEHNFPDLLKHLSSAKSPMQMFSALSKTYYPEQTGVDPEKIYTVAIMPCTAKKFEKDREEINGSDFKDTDAVLTTREFARMIKEMGIDFTSLPDEDFDELMGVSTGAGSIFGTTGGVAEAAVRSVKEKLTGEPLERLNLGFRGINQAEVRIGDRVVKVGIANGFANAQKLLEKVRAGESDLDFIEIMACPHGCVGGGGQPRPATDEKKDKRGQALANIDNASKIRKSHENPQILKLYEEFLGEPLGGESHHLLHTKYKARPKN
- a CDS encoding (2Fe-2S) ferredoxin domain-containing protein, whose protein sequence is MKSLSELKELRNKVQKEMKKRDQGTRAEIIVGMGTCGIAAGARDILKAVLAEVEKRDLDVRVTQTGCIGMCEKEPLIDVKLPGKEKITYGNLSKADVQKIISEHVVNGNVVTDLVIARH
- a CDS encoding ATP-binding protein, whose protein sequence is MRELSLHILDIIENSRRANSDLIKIEILEKPDSNLLKIIIEDNGSGISREKLEKIDDPFITSRTTRDVGLGISLFKSAAESCGGGLEIKSQIGEGTEVEVDFEYNHIDRAPLGDITTTLSNFIAANGEEVDIVYQHQYKDNSFNFDSREIKSELDDVSIQSRQVTAWIREYIGENLEEIRGGEAF
- the nagE gene encoding N-acetylglucosamine-specific PTS transporter subunit IIBC is translated as MKKVFSQLQRIGKSLMLPIAVLPAAALLLRLGAGDVFDIPFVMAAGSAIFDNLALLFGIGVAVGIAHDSSGSAGLAGAVGYLVITNGTQAINSDINMGVLAGIIGGLTAGALYNRYHDIQLPDFLGFFGGRRFVPIVTGAAAVVLAGIFGFIWPPIQDAIQLAGQWIIDAGAVGVFVYGVLNRLLIPLGLHHVINSFIWFVFGEFTTAAGEVVTGDLSRFFAGDPSAGFFMSGFFPMMMFGLPAAALAMYHAAKPENKASVSGIFLSVGLTSFLTGITEPIEFSFMFLAPVLYVIHAILTGLSLVATYILGIQHGFGFSAGAIDYFLNYGLATRPIMIIPLGIAFFAVYYFLFRFAIEKFDIPTPGRLEEEAAGSDHSVMPDSQQKKQSSSKSKSSGKNKPRAYIEALGGKDNIKSIESCITRLRLELVDTAEIDEKALKDLGATGVLTANENNAQVVVGTKAEMIADDIKQELEVMEE